The following proteins are encoded in a genomic region of Sulfurimonas sp. HSL3-7:
- a CDS encoding glycosyltransferase family 4 protein, translating to MWIAHANFAKGFRGGERQTQLLIEQLAQQGYKQKLLTRIDSELAQRCSHIKHLEIIPLKKPYIFHSSVVKGATLLHAHETKALQFAYFAHLLYNMPYIVTRRVDNPLKTNFLNKKMYAAAFKSVALSKAIENEVLRVSPEAKTAIIPSAFSDITVNEKVSAMIKERFKGKFLIGNVGALVDSHKGQSLLIEAAKGLEKNHPELHFILLGRGEDEEKFKEQAKGLKNITFEGFVDNVNDYISCFDLFLFPSRHEGLGSILLDVMQLNVPVIATDVGGIPDIIKSEYNGLLIPPASAEAIVNSIIDLYKHPEKRALLAAHAKETVKNYSPSAMAKRYIGLYGTVQKEA from the coding sequence ATGTGGATCGCCCATGCCAACTTCGCCAAAGGCTTTCGTGGAGGAGAGAGACAAACGCAGCTGCTGATCGAACAGCTTGCACAACAGGGCTACAAGCAGAAGCTCCTCACCCGTATCGACTCCGAGCTGGCACAACGTTGTTCACACATTAAGCACCTTGAGATCATTCCTCTCAAAAAGCCCTATATCTTTCATTCCAGCGTTGTCAAGGGGGCAACACTCCTTCATGCCCACGAGACGAAAGCGCTTCAGTTTGCCTATTTCGCACACCTGCTTTATAACATGCCCTACATCGTCACCCGGCGTGTCGACAACCCGCTCAAAACAAACTTTCTGAACAAAAAGATGTATGCTGCGGCTTTCAAATCGGTGGCCCTCTCCAAAGCGATCGAAAACGAAGTGCTTCGCGTTTCACCGGAGGCAAAAACGGCTATCATCCCCAGTGCTTTCAGTGATATTACTGTGAATGAAAAAGTTTCAGCAATGATAAAAGAACGTTTCAAAGGGAAATTTCTAATCGGCAACGTCGGGGCTCTGGTCGATTCGCATAAAGGGCAGTCCCTGCTGATCGAAGCAGCGAAAGGTCTCGAAAAGAACCATCCCGAGCTTCATTTTATTCTGCTCGGACGAGGTGAGGATGAAGAGAAGTTCAAAGAACAGGCCAAGGGGCTAAAGAACATCACTTTTGAAGGCTTTGTCGACAACGTCAACGACTATATCAGCTGCTTCGATCTCTTTCTCTTTCCCTCACGCCATGAGGGGTTGGGCTCCATCCTTCTCGATGTCATGCAACTCAATGTACCGGTCATAGCGACAGATGTCGGCGGTATCCCCGACATCATCAAAAGTGAATATAACGGGCTTCTGATCCCTCCAGCTAGTGCCGAAGCAATTGTAAACAGCATTATCGATCTCTATAAACATCCGGAAAAAAGAGCTCTTTTGGCGGCCCATGCAAAAGAGACGGTCAAAAACTACTCGCCGTCGGCTATGGCCAAACGCTATATCGGGCTCTATGGTACCGTTCAAAAAGAAGCTTAG
- a CDS encoding YrbL family protein, producing the protein MSTLRLNESLLLGKGNERLCYVHPDDPSKIIKVPYKQLNARDQNRLEELYAAYLERKGVSFEHITRCYGSVDVEGKKGLVFDRVINSDGSVSRTFSDIIRQQVITPEQAKVLLDDLQAYLVENNILFVDVSLDNIMCRHEEDGSYRLIIVDGLGARRPGFKFWLYRHFPPYAAYKVKHQWPKVMRNFEKLLKELAAN; encoded by the coding sequence ATGAGTACATTGAGGCTGAACGAATCGCTGTTGCTGGGAAAAGGCAATGAACGTCTCTGCTACGTCCATCCCGATGATCCGTCCAAGATCATCAAGGTCCCGTATAAACAGCTGAATGCCCGCGATCAGAACAGGCTTGAAGAGCTCTATGCCGCATATCTTGAAAGAAAAGGTGTAAGCTTCGAGCATATTACCCGCTGTTACGGCAGTGTCGATGTCGAAGGGAAAAAAGGTCTGGTCTTTGACCGGGTCATAAACAGCGACGGCAGTGTCAGCAGGACCTTCAGCGATATTATCAGGCAGCAGGTCATTACACCTGAGCAGGCCAAAGTACTATTGGATGACCTGCAAGCGTATCTTGTCGAAAACAACATCCTTTTCGTCGATGTCAGTCTCGACAATATCATGTGCCGCCATGAAGAGGACGGCAGCTACCGGCTTATCATCGTTGATGGTCTGGGTGCACGCCGTCCGGGTTTCAAATTCTGGCTCTACCGCCATTTTCCGCCGTACGCAGCCTATAAAGTGAAACATCAATGGCCGAAAGTGATGCGCAATTTTGAGAAGCTGCTAAAAGAGTTGGCTGCAAACTAG